Proteins encoded by one window of Streptomyces sp. NBC_01477:
- a CDS encoding helix-turn-helix domain-containing protein, translating into MDSTPAAGENIAVLRKARGMGQAKLARLSGISVSYLSKIETGDRPATPPVVAAIAKPLRVSTARIYGQPFLGLTEQADLLNDLRDAVRRHTLPREDTPAPEVLRERLQLAARLRSETRYLELLRELPTLLGQATATALDAGGDSPAWGQLADLYGCAYSVTHRFVQPDLADIIVARQQWAAQRTWNPAAEATAAWNEAGTYQSAGAYGDGMAIVERAISHYESTRTEGPESVVILGSLHLRGVVLASRNRDRNATEAHLRHAKSLAAQFDADVLMHNLTFGEGNTALYELAAHVELDQPNKAVTMSTPLIDQPPAGLKPNRLGRLYIDVARARLALKDAAGAEEALKAAFKVSPQMAEIHSMSREVLRVLFILHQRARPDLVAMAERAGLTA; encoded by the coding sequence ATGGACAGCACACCGGCCGCCGGGGAGAACATCGCGGTACTGCGCAAGGCCCGCGGGATGGGCCAGGCGAAGCTGGCCCGCCTCTCCGGCATCTCCGTCTCCTACCTGAGCAAGATCGAGACCGGCGACCGCCCGGCAACGCCTCCCGTGGTGGCCGCCATCGCCAAGCCCTTACGCGTCTCCACCGCACGGATCTACGGGCAGCCCTTCCTCGGCCTCACCGAACAGGCCGACCTGCTCAACGACCTGCGCGACGCCGTCCGCCGCCACACCCTCCCCAGGGAGGACACACCCGCTCCCGAGGTGCTGAGAGAGCGGCTGCAGCTCGCAGCGCGGCTGCGATCCGAGACGAGGTACCTCGAACTGCTCCGGGAGCTGCCGACCCTCCTCGGCCAGGCAACCGCGACAGCACTCGACGCCGGCGGCGACTCCCCAGCCTGGGGACAACTCGCCGACCTCTACGGCTGCGCCTACAGTGTTACGCACCGCTTCGTGCAGCCCGACCTGGCCGACATCATCGTCGCCCGCCAGCAGTGGGCCGCACAGCGAACCTGGAACCCGGCCGCAGAAGCTACCGCGGCCTGGAACGAGGCAGGCACGTACCAAAGCGCCGGTGCCTATGGCGACGGCATGGCGATCGTCGAGCGTGCGATCAGCCACTACGAGAGCACCCGCACCGAAGGCCCGGAGTCCGTCGTCATCCTCGGCTCACTCCACCTACGCGGAGTCGTCCTCGCCTCCCGCAACCGCGACCGCAACGCCACCGAGGCCCACCTGCGCCACGCCAAGAGCCTGGCTGCCCAGTTCGACGCCGACGTGCTGATGCACAACCTGACCTTCGGCGAGGGCAACACCGCCCTCTACGAACTGGCCGCCCACGTTGAACTGGACCAGCCCAACAAGGCCGTGACCATGTCGACTCCCCTGATCGACCAACCGCCCGCCGGCCTCAAGCCCAACCGCCTCGGCCGCCTCTACATCGACGTCGCCCGCGCCCGCCTTGCCCTAAAGGACGCAGCAGGAGCCGAGGAGGCGCTGAAGGCCGCCTTCAAGGTGTCGCCGCAGATGGCAGAGATCCACTCGATGAGCCGCGAGGTCCTCCGCGTCCTCTTCATCCTCCACCAACGCGCCCGCCCCGACCTCGTGGCCATGGCAGAACGGGCAGGGCTCACGGCGTAA
- a CDS encoding DUF6879 family protein, producing MSQSLSSFADLLRAVEHTAVHLELRDDYDMGNETAGFEAWKQGHRLDPADRASWWRPWLDLVEEVTLKGVQIRRARVVTEPASEYIRYEHSFTFTNVAAGEEVRWLPRRSSAGIALPEHDFWLFDGRLVQFNVFDDAGRWIRTDQTEEPAAVAGCVRAFDDVWDRAIPHEKYSV from the coding sequence ATGTCGCAGAGCTTGAGTAGCTTCGCCGACCTGCTCCGTGCCGTCGAGCACACGGCGGTTCACCTGGAGCTGCGCGACGACTACGACATGGGGAACGAGACGGCCGGATTCGAGGCGTGGAAGCAGGGTCACCGTCTCGACCCGGCCGACCGCGCTTCGTGGTGGCGTCCCTGGCTCGACCTCGTGGAGGAAGTGACCTTGAAGGGCGTGCAGATCCGCCGGGCCCGCGTGGTCACGGAGCCCGCGAGCGAGTACATCCGCTACGAGCACTCGTTCACCTTCACCAACGTGGCCGCGGGCGAGGAGGTGCGCTGGCTGCCCAGGCGCAGCTCGGCGGGGATCGCCCTCCCGGAGCACGACTTCTGGCTCTTCGACGGCCGTCTCGTGCAGTTCAACGTCTTCGACGACGCCGGCCGCTGGATCCGGACCGACCAGACCGAGGAGCCGGCGGCGGTCGCCGGCTGCGTCAGGGCATTCGATGACGTGTGGGACCGCGCCATCCCGCACGAGAAGTACAGCGTCTGA
- a CDS encoding dsDNA nuclease domain-containing protein: MADPIDTEAPDDTGSATVERFEYQVQVTLRAVLQMLAGGSVLHVTCEHIEDIVVASDAGGAGSRHPLWDFQQIKTRDAPEAWGLSAVLDSKPLLSLWRTHKAVRDLGLHYRLTAGLEGFLDPGDEDVQAVACGRGGERAARLRRIAQRTKITDSEAAAFLPLVRIQPLPRRVDIEHRNLAVLAELGGQLTGTEVKALYEELVRRTREALQGRLGPRWPSLITSPQPSTRVLNKRINSADIADLERRLLRPDHVLLQRITQSLTGMQTPLVRKMTTGAVSPGILENAQLLRANADNHRLTEEAMGTWDGDPEVEEDLDQRLLVLARTLVAVHNEARPKPADAIFAALLDKLTGNPDAYDRRPLYRKDAMLLMGRACVLSDGCHFGWGDANA; encoded by the coding sequence ATGGCAGATCCAATCGATACCGAAGCGCCCGACGACACCGGTTCGGCGACAGTGGAGCGCTTCGAGTATCAGGTGCAGGTAACCCTGCGCGCAGTACTCCAAATGCTCGCAGGCGGCAGCGTTCTGCATGTGACCTGTGAGCACATCGAGGACATAGTGGTTGCTTCCGACGCGGGCGGGGCGGGGTCCCGGCATCCGCTCTGGGACTTTCAGCAGATCAAGACGCGCGACGCTCCCGAGGCGTGGGGGCTGTCCGCGGTTTTGGACTCCAAGCCGCTCCTGAGTCTGTGGCGGACCCATAAGGCGGTTCGTGATCTCGGATTGCACTATCGCCTCACTGCCGGGCTGGAGGGATTTCTGGATCCCGGCGACGAGGACGTTCAAGCGGTCGCCTGCGGGCGCGGGGGAGAAAGAGCTGCGAGGCTGCGCCGTATAGCCCAGCGCACCAAGATCACCGACTCCGAGGCAGCCGCCTTCCTGCCGCTGGTGCGCATACAGCCGCTGCCGCGCAGGGTGGACATCGAACACCGTAACCTGGCTGTGCTCGCCGAACTCGGTGGGCAACTGACCGGCACGGAAGTGAAGGCCCTCTACGAGGAACTGGTGCGTCGAACGCGCGAGGCCCTGCAGGGCAGGCTGGGTCCGCGCTGGCCGTCGCTCATCACCTCTCCCCAGCCGTCCACGAGAGTGCTGAACAAGCGCATCAACTCCGCGGACATAGCCGACCTTGAGCGGCGTCTGCTACGCCCGGATCACGTTCTACTCCAGCGCATCACCCAAAGCCTTACTGGCATGCAGACGCCCCTCGTCCGCAAGATGACCACGGGAGCGGTGTCACCCGGCATCCTGGAGAACGCCCAGTTGCTGCGGGCCAACGCGGACAATCACCGCCTCACAGAGGAGGCCATGGGCACCTGGGACGGCGATCCGGAGGTGGAAGAGGACCTCGACCAGAGGCTCCTGGTACTTGCTCGAACTCTGGTGGCTGTCCATAACGAGGCTCGTCCCAAGCCGGCGGACGCGATCTTCGCCGCACTTCTCGACAAGCTGACAGGTAATCCGGACGCCTATGATCGTAGACCCTTGTACAGAAAAGACGCCATGCTCCTGATGGGCAGGGCCTGCGTACTGTCCGACGGATGCCACTTCGGATGGGGCGATGCGAATGCCTAG